Sequence from the Clupea harengus chromosome 20, Ch_v2.0.2, whole genome shotgun sequence genome:
ACAGATGGCATGTTGGTTGCACCTGCAGCACTGACCACATGGCTCTTCAGAGTCCCACCGTATTTCTGCATTGTCTGGATTGTTGTAGTGACAGGGAATCGTGCCTTTGCTATGGTAGAGACACTTGTGAATGCTGGGCTCCCTACACATGCTGTGACCGTGTGGAGCATGTGCCTTTGCTATGGTAGAGACACTTGTGAATGCTGGGCTCCCTACACATGCTGTGACCGTGTGGAGCATGTGCCTTTGCTATGGTAGAGACACTTGTGAATGCTGGGCTCCCTACACATGCTGTGACCGTGTGGAGCATGTGCCTTTGCTATGGTAGAGACACTTGTGAATGCTGGGCTCCCCACACATGCTGTGCTGGGAGCTGTTAGCCTGTCCTATGGCCCCCAGAGACATGCCTGCTTAAGAGCTGACAAGCTGCTGTCCTCTGTGGCTAGTGGTTAAAGCATTTGTGTGGCTGTATATTTTAAGTATATTTTATTTCCAGTTTTTATGTGATATTGTTTATGGCTGGCACTACAGTATATTCTATAATTACGTATTGTTGTTTTTCTGAAGTTCTCAGTGAGGGTAGAAATCTCAGGCAGTGAGTTACTCAGTGTACTTGAGCGCCCTTTACAGCACACTTGATCTGTAAGGATGATACTGGCCAAACCACATTAGAACATAAACACATCAGACAGATTTAAATACAGTCGACTGGCTGTCCTGAATCAAAACATGGTTTTATGTGTAGGAGTCCCAGGAGTCCCTTCAGATGGGATTATATCCCAGACTATTGTATTACACAGCAGTGCATCTCACAGACTAATGGTCtccagaaaataataaaatgatccAACAGACCTTCAACCTAAATCAAAAATACTGATGTTGTTTCTCTATGCTCTTAGTGGTGGCCCTCATGAATCAGActagggggggggaggggggtagtcTACCACTGTAACAGATGTAGTCAATATGGCCAGCCCTAATATATCACAGACTGTGGCTGCTGCCTGCAATCCCGAGCAAATCCCACACACATTCTTTGATTTGTCAATGTACCTGACTCAGTGTTCAACACCGTCCCTCTCCATTTGTCATGTTGTAGTTAGCTTAGCACAAAACCAGCTAAATAAGCCTTCCCTGGGTGGCCCCTCATTTCAACCTGACTGATGACAATGGCTGCACTTCCGACTCAAGAATGGATTCATCCGACTCAAGATTAATTGAGACATCATCTTCGATTTCCACTTCCTGACCAAATAAGCAAGTTTTGATCTCAGAGTCGGAGCATGTCTCCCCACTGGGAGTCGGAGCTGTTTGACTGCCTTCACGCTTGTGTGTGGGAGCGGCGTACGTACATGAATTTGCTGAAGTCAgggtttctctttttctctgccgcACGGACTGTGAGCAGAGCTCGTCAACAGGAAAATTGTAAAGTAATTAGATCCCACTCTTCCACCTCTGTGTAGAgaatagacccccccccccacacacacacacacgcacacacacacgcacactgacacacacacacacacgcacacacacacgcacacacacacacgcgcacacacacacgcacacgcacatgcatttGCGTGGGCTGCCTTCTAAATTCCTTCTCAAAGGAAATCATTTCCTGAACTCAAACCAGTGTATTTGCTTTTGGTTTGAATTGTTATCACTTTATATCCCTTGGTTTTATATTCTTCAGCGTCTATGTGAATTTGATCCTGTTTTAAGTTTTAatgaatttaaatgaaaataaatcgcTTTTTTCATAATGTCTTCAATCATGTGCAAAGAGTTCGGGCTAATTGTTATAAAAGTGTACTCTTGACAGCAGTGGCAGTTAAGGACTCTACAGTAGGCACTCAGAGGCAAGCTCACGTACAGTATGGCAAAGCCATGTACCGCGTCTGGCACCGCGCGGTTCTCTCCGGTTCCCTGGTGCTTCCAAGAAGGTCTGggggcctctctcctctcctctcctctcctttttagGGCTGTGTAAAAGCCACGGAAAGCATCAGCCATTCGTTTCCCCTCTgcactcactcttgctctcaAAAGAACCCATGAGTTTAGCTGCACgtctctttcagtgtgtgaagTGGAGAAGAATAATCCCGACCAAAGGTTGGCCCCTCAGCTTCTATGCCATTAGTGGCATTAGCCTGCTCACTGGGGTGAGGCGACAGGCTGGCATAGCCTCTTTtccatcctttctttctttctttctttctttctttctttctttctttctttccttcttccacagCCTCAgtactctctcctcctcgcacATGGCCCTGCCTGTGAACTCTCTACTACCTCTGCAGCCCCCGTATGACAGCCCCGGTAATGACTGGCTGTCTGAATGAATCATGCGTCGCGTAGAATTGATTACTCTACATGCCCTGTGCTCACTGTGTTAATTCGTGGAGTACATTTGTGGTATTTGTAGAGCAGTCATTAATATGAGCTTGCATAGCAGCTTTGCTGACCCAGTATGTCACAGAtcagttgtttattttttttttattctctcatATAGGAGGCAATGTGCATTTAATCACTTTCATGTGAGCCCATCTTCCAGTCATTACGGTTCATCCATATCCACCCCAGTCAAACTACTTTAACCCTCCAACCCAACCACTGCCGCAAGGAATTTAACAACTTGCaccatggagaaaaaaaaacaggcacagTAAATCACTAAAAGTAACACACTAAATCATTTTTGAACGTCAGgcatatttttctttcatttttttttattttgcacacATGCTAAGGGGATCTCAACTgaagttgttcatgtggtataACGTAGCCGGCGCCACTCACTCAACGGTGTTATCTCAGGAGTGTCATTGTTTGATTAATTGGGACTAAATTCAATTGTAAATGTCGCGCTCTACTCTGCTGTATGCTGTCTGTTGATTATGCCCTGACATGCAGGATAAAATGGTTTAGTAGACCTTGAGCAGTATTCCAACAACAAGCTCAATATATTTAGTTGACCTTGAGCAGTATTCCAACAACAAGCTCAATATATTTTGTGAACCTTAGAGAGTTATGCCAAAGCTACCGAAGAATAGTTTCAAATGTGTTGTTGATGTTAAATGCTTGGTTTGAGATGAAGACAGGTAATGTACCTTCTGCAGGACCttaaaatcacaatttgtttcaCCAAAATCTCATTATCGACTAGATCTAGACAGAGGAGCACAGTACAATTCTAATTACATTCATTCTGTTGTTCATAGACCTCATCTTAAAATGACAGTAATGCTACAACTGTTGGCAAATACTTTTTTGCTGCATTAGAGGAATGTAAAACTTTCTAAATGTAATTTATTATCATGGATTTAAGCCTAGAGGTGATTTGTATGTGCCGTCTCTAAAACTAAGCTTTTGAAGAGTAACATCGCAAAGAGATTTTGGAACACTgaataaaatatgtttttaggCTCAGTAGCGGAATGCCTCTTTAATGTTTTTTCCCTGTGATGGTCATCCCTTTCTACTGTATCTTAGTGTCTGAGCGTCTGTAGTGTCACTTGTCTTCCTCTTCCATGAAGAAGTAGAGGAGGGAATTGTGAGAACTAAATCTCCCATTGAAACCTAATCCTTTAacaaatcaaaaacaaaaacgtcGTTCTTGGGAGCTCTGCTTCACCTCAAACTAATGAAGCCGTTGAGTAGACGTCTGGTGTTTTCACAGTGTGAACACTAAAATCATTCTTTAGACAGCTGTGGAAtttgtaagggataatgtatagaactttctaaaaatctaggcaaaaaaaagtaaaacttaaaacttttaggtacaaataagatgatctacggagatttggtccgccattttttctctaactaaggtagtatatttcgagtgcgcactgatatggaacgctcaggtaaatgtaaacagctgtacagtacattatggctcaatacagtacaccccgtgacctcctttcaaccaatcagaatgcttgatttcatctaccagTATTATAAGAAAAGATAGTTCTCTGTAGGGAGGTCTGTCATAATGCTGCCGAAGTGAATTCACAATTTTTAAAAAtgtctcaaaaaaaaaaataaccacaTTCAACATTTATTTATATGGTCCGTGAAGCAGTTGTTATTTAGTTTTGTCATAAATTCCATCTCATGGATCCAGCCAAATTGGACGAGTTTGAGGCCAAGGTAATGATGGAAAAGTTGACCCCTATTTATCACCCAAGAAAGGTCACACAATCCGTCCTCAAAAAAATGCATCCTCCAACCGAGGCAGCGAAACACACAATCAGCAAGGCTAGACCACGGGGTCCCTCCTGTTTCCCACGGGTCTCTAATACTCTACATTTATCCTGTCAGGGTTTTTTTTGCCTCTCGTTTGTTTGTCAGTGGCAAGCCATCAAGGAACGACGCTCTGCAAACAAGGCGTTTTCTTTCCTAATTCTGTCTCCCAGTCAGGGCTGTGAAGAATGCGTTTCTAATGACCAGGCTGTTAGCACGGGGGCCGAATGTGCTGACTCACAAATGAGGAGTGCTTGATAAAATTGAGCAATTTTCATGAATGCACATCAGCCAGTCGATGGTGGCAGTGCGATGATAGTGAGGGGTGTTAGGAGACAGTCAGGCCAGGTTAACAGGTCACATTAGCCAGccagccaaacaacaacaatgtgcCAGGCACCCTGTGCCAAGTGAATGAAACGCTGATTGTGTGTTTCCAGTCTGAAgttgtttattttcatgtttctctctctttctttgtttgtaaATTAGTCTGCTTCCATTAGTCGTCTGAGAATCTTTACCACCGAAATGCAAGGTTGAAGGAACCAGGGAGCTGTGCAATAATGAGTGCACGCATGACATTTCCACACGCTCCCATACTGGTTGGCTCATGTCTGCGGGCTGTAGCCAGAGAGGCCACCATCATACAGGCTTAACAGTAACGAGAGAagacagatggggagagaaagttCTAGGTCACAAATGTTCAGGTCATACGACATACTTGGCGTTCCCTGAAAGCATGAGAGTTTGGGCTGATTGGTCGCTCCCTTGAAGTTCACAGGAAGTCCATTTCCTCGTACGAGCGAAACCGACGTAGGTCACAATGATAGTAATGTTCTAATTAAACTCACTGTAGCAGCATGTAGAACATCAATACTGGCCTGAACAAAATGTGCCATCCTACGCCCCACTAACATATGTCTGAGGGAGTGGCGGAGCCCAAAAGTTTAGAAGGAAAGTTCTGTGCCGTGGTAAACATCATGTGACAATAGCAGGTGCAACAGAAATCCCGAGGAGGGCAGATGACAGACGGAGGAGGTATGTAGAGGCGCTAAATGTCATGCTGGAAGAAAACAAGCGGCATCTTTGAGCAATGACTCAGTCCTGTCCTGCCACAGGAGTAAGGTTTCAGTCGGCTTACATCTAAAGCCATTGTGGTGAACTTGTAGGCCTGTGCGCCATACTCTCAGTACAGTGCCAGACGCAAACCGAGACTTGCTGTGACTTTTGAACAGACTGTACTCAGAATGAGGTCTGATTTGTATTGCACACCATACATTGTGACATTGTGATTATGCGCATATGCATGATTGCAGATTGCATTTCAtattctctgtttgtttgtcagggCATCACTGAACGTAGTCATGTTTATTCAAGGCGTCActgaatgtgttcatgtttatcCTACAAAATACTAACTACGAGTTTGATGAATTGCCTTCGACAGAAGCTTTGTAAAGTTTTTGGTTTGCGCCTGTACATATGAACCCTCCTGCAAGTACAGTTGAGATTTGTGACGGATATGTCCTTGCTGGATGTGACAATGGTAGCCAGTGCCTATGGCCGAATTTTCAGGTTGAAGTTGTGGTTGAAGATATAGAAGATGCTTTTATCTAAAGTGACttcaaaacatatttaaaaattCAGAacgtgaaaaataaaaacatgaatgcATAATGCCCACAACAATATGAATAAAATAACAACTATCTGAACTaaaaatataatacaaacaaCTATCACAATAgaaaaacaatgtttacaaattCATAACATCACCTAGAAAAGTGTATACAGCATTGCTCTGACTTTACCTTGGTGTGTTCTTCTAGGAAACATATTTGTGGTGAGCCTGGCCGTAGCAGACTTGGTGGTGGCTGTGTACCCGTACCCCCTGGTCCTGGTGTCCATCTTCCATAACGGATGGAACCTGGGCTTCTACCACTGCCAGATCAGCGGCTTCCTCATGGGCCTCAGCGTGATCGGCTCCATCTTCAACATCATGGGCATCGCCATCAACCGCTACTGCTACATCTGCCACAGCCTCAAGTACGACAAGCTGTACAGCGACAAGAACTCGCTCTGCTACGTGCTGCTCATCTGGCTGCTGACGGTGTTGGCCATCGTGCCCAACTTCTACGTGGGCTCGCTGCAGTACGACCCGCGCGTCTACTCGTGCACGTTCGCGCAGTCGGCCAGCTCGGCGTACACCATCGCCGTGGTCTTCTTCCACTTCCTCCTGCCCATCATGATTGTCTCGTACTGCTACCTGCGCATCTGGATCCTGGTCATCCAGGTGCGGCGGCGCGTCAAGCCCGAGTTCCGGCCCAAGCTCACACCGCACGACATTAGAAACTTCATCACCATGTTCGTGGTGTTCGTGCTGTTCGCCGTCTGCTGGGCGCCGCTCAACTTCATCGGGCTGGCGGTGGCGCTGAACCCGGCCCTCGTGGCGCCGCTCATCCCCGAGTGGTTCTTCGTGTCCAGCTACTTCATGGCCTACTTCAACAGCTGCCTTAACGCCATCGTCTACGGACTCCTGAACCAGAACTTCAGGCGTGAGTACAAGAAGATTATCGTCTCGCTCTGCACAGCCAGGATGTTCTTCTCCGAGAGCTCCAACGACGCTGGCGAGCGCATCAAGAGCAAAGCGTCTCCGTTGATGACGAACAACAACCAAGTCAAAGTGGACTCGGTCTGAGTGTAGCAGCGAGCGAGCAGCGGACACTGTGAGAATGAAACATACCAAATACCCATCTCAGATGTTGGACGATTTATACACACAACAACTATGggatgcacagtgtgtgtgtgtgtgtgtgtgtgtgtgtgtgtgtgtgtgtgtgtgtgtgtgtgtgtgtgtgtgtgtgtgtgtgtgtgtgtgtgtgtgtgtgtgtgtgtgtgtgtgtgtgtgtgtgtgtgtgtgtgtgtttgttgtgtgtgtgtgtgtgtgtgtgtgtgtgtgtgtgtttgtgttttcctttttgATGAAATGTGCTTCTCAAAAGGTGTGTTGCAGTCAAGTACGGTATTTTCCATGTGTCTCAATGTTTACAGTAAATAACAACAAcctaggggggaaaaaaaaacgtatttattTTGCGAGATGTATAACTGGCAGTTGATCTTCATCCCAGACAGTGTTTTTATGAACTCATGAACACATCTTACTGTAATGACAAATATGACAACCATGACATGACATAACTCGTGAAACTACTGAGCAGTGTGGTTACTATGGGAACGATCATCATTGGTGGCAAAGCCACAGATAAACCAGTTCTCCCTACAACAGAGCAGTtcaaatgttgttttcattcaATCTTAAAGTACAGTGTATtgcaaaatgtgttttgcaGTACACTGTATTTATGATGTATCTTAAGCATGTATGGTTGGATATAAGCATATGGTTGTGAGCCATTAGTATAACATACTGTGATGGTGCCAATAAAGGACTGTCATACACGATCGATGACAGGAACGTAAACTACTATAAATCCCATATGCTTATTTTGAGAGGAAATAGTGTACTCATTCTCAAGGCATTGCCTGTCACTTTGATACACTAAAAGGCGTACTACCGTCTTGGTGGAGGGAGCCATACTTAATGCTAGAGTCTAATTCAGTGGGTTCTAGTCAATGGCTGCAACAAATGTCAACAAAGCACAAGAATGAGAGCAATATTTCCAGGTGATTCCTTTCATATCAGTAACTGTGATATTCATCATATTGAACACATTAGAGACTATCGTCCGTGGACCTTGTTCTCATTCTGCCAGTAACGCTGTATAatatctttgttatgttatTGCGGTGTCATAAATTCAAGCAGTTCAATAACACAACATGATTGTTTACAAACATGACAAGAATGAGGATATTCTGTGCTCTGTTGTCTCTAAGCTATGAAACTTGAGTAGACAGAAATAAActgagaacaaaagaaaaacattgcaGGTGACATTCACCACATCAGAAATCAGGTTCTTTGTGTGCAatcaaaaaaattatatttgttcTGTTTGATAGTCATCCTTTTATCAGCAACCCGGGTGTCAGAATTCCATAAAATGAGTCAGGTGCTACCTCTTTGTTTTCCAGTCCCCATTCTCTGATAACTGGGCAGCTACACAGAAATAACTTCTTGAAGAAGTAATAATCATAGAATTGTTTTTAAAGTAATAATCATAGAAtgt
This genomic interval carries:
- the mtnr1ab gene encoding melatonin receptor type 1A-A, with protein sequence MKTNGSRLMNSSLLTPHEVTLGRPAWVPTTLGGVLIFTIIVDILGNLLVIISVCRNKKLRNAGNIFVVSLAVADLVVAVYPYPLVLVSIFHNGWNLGFYHCQISGFLMGLSVIGSIFNIMGIAINRYCYICHSLKYDKLYSDKNSLCYVLLIWLLTVLAIVPNFYVGSLQYDPRVYSCTFAQSASSAYTIAVVFFHFLLPIMIVSYCYLRIWILVIQVRRRVKPEFRPKLTPHDIRNFITMFVVFVLFAVCWAPLNFIGLAVALNPALVAPLIPEWFFVSSYFMAYFNSCLNAIVYGLLNQNFRREYKKIIVSLCTARMFFSESSNDAGERIKSKASPLMTNNNQVKVDSV